In a single window of the Nicotiana tomentosiformis chromosome 10, ASM39032v3, whole genome shotgun sequence genome:
- the LOC138899852 gene encoding uncharacterized protein, whose amino-acid sequence MNEDPNNHLMDSEEIMNTFQYNGVIRCSLLKGIPFTLKDDAKHWLRSLPNGSIRTWDEMTRKFLDKYFSSAKMGKFRREIHNFCQNETETVFKAWERFKEIERKYQHSGIELWMQLQDFWDGWTPTSRRTLSNAAGGPLMKKTPEEIATILDELSEDANQWPSEIAEKRRSTGVHQVDANTSVQVQLDAIAKEIRKLTLASIHSEPHAACDIWGRGHPTHECQASIEEVNVVGNYNFNAMGQKHPGFSWSSPGGTANAWQQNNSRFQGQGAPSFQNQPRPQFQPQHSTQPGLEDLMKSFIVKTDERLDAHGATIKELDNGLRNLEKQVGQIATVLSERIPGTQDRGYIWKFSKLHLGH is encoded by the coding sequence ATGAACGAGGATCCAAACAACCATCTAATGGACtccgaggagattatgaacacctttcaatacaatggtgtcaTAAGATGTAGTCTACTCAAGGGCAttcccttcacactcaaagatgatgcaaagcactggcttcgaagcttgcctaatggatcgattagaacatgggatgagatgaccagaaaatttcttgataaatatttttcatCAGCTAAgatgggcaagtttagaagagaaatccataacttttgccagaacgagactgaaactgtgtttaaagcttgggagaggtttaaggaaatAGAGCGAAAGTatcaacatagtggaattgaactctggatgcaactccaggatttttgggatggatggACACCAACCTCACGCAGAACATTAAGCAACgcagctggaggcccgttgatgaagaagactccagaggagatagccacaattctagatgagttatctgaagacgcaaatcagtggccctctgagattgCTGAAaaaagaagatcaactggtgttcaccaagttgatgctaacacatcggtgcaggtacagcttgatgccatagccaaggaaataaggaagctcACATTAGCTTCAATACATAGTGAGCCccacgcagcttgtgatatatgggGAAGAgggcaccctactcatgagtgtcaagcctcgatTGAGGAGGTTAATGTTGTtgggaattataacttcaatgcaatgggtcagaagcaccccggttTTTCTTGGAGTTCTCCTGGGGGaactgcaaatgcatggcaacaaaacaactccagattccagggacaaggagccccaagcttccaaaatcagcctaGGCCGCAGTTCCAGCCTCAACATTCCACTCAGCCTgggctagaagatctaatgaagtccttcattgtcaagacagatgagagattagatgctcatggggCAACTATCAAAGAACTTGACAATGGTTTGCGAAActtggagaagcaagtgggacaaattgcaactgtattgtctgagagaatcccaggtactcAAGACAGAGGGTATATTTGGAAGTTTAGCAAATTACATTTGGGACACTAG